The genomic stretch AAGAAACACGGTGGCAATAAGGTGTAAGAGAGGAAGAGTGTATAAAAGCTGGAAACAAGAACATAAGCAAAGAAAGTAAAGATGTgataaaaaaattacaaataatgAGTTGGCATACACTTATAAATGGACCCTCCTGTTGATATAGCGACCAGAGTAAAGCTACAAGTCCTTTTAAGCCAGAAGTGTTCTAGCTGAGAAAATTTGACTTTTATAATTGTCTGCAGGAGTTGATGCGTGGTTAGAAGTATATTAATGTCCTGTCCCCCTTGCTCCCCAAAAAGTCTTGCCCTTCTATCACCTGTGAAGTTCTCGGCATCTGCCCGCTCTGGAGTACACGACAGCATCAGACATGTTTACCTTAAGAACTAGTGAACAAACTAATAACTGTTGCAAGGGTTCAGATTTTACCAACAagacaaaaattcaaattgCAAGAACgaagaaaaaaataacataaCATGCAATTCTAACTCAAATAACTTGTAGGAATTCATATGAATGATAGATGAATACAATATTTTTGTTATAAAAATCTCTGTTTTACACTGCATATGAATTTATATACCAATAATGATTGCCACATTTTGCATTTACATGCTTTCCATGTCTTGCATTTACACCCGAGTGCTGTCGCCACTTGGGGTACTAGGAGTAACTCCGCCACTAGACCTGGGTGCCCGCAAGCTGACCCGAGAGAACACCTGACGGACTAAATCAGAAAACAAGTAGCCTCTGCTATCCATCCGATGAATTTTCAGCCATTTCTTGAACAGAGCGTTTATCTCATACAGGGTTGTGACTATCCAACCGCTCCAGACCATGAGTACGATGACTAGAATCTCACTTGTATTACCCAATTGCCGCCCTCTTGCTTCTTTTGGTGCTACTGTAATAAGTGCTATAGCATAAGTTATGGCTATGGTTGCAATGGCTAGCCACATGACAAAGGCCAACAACGGCATTAAGCACTTGCTGGGGATGCTCGACCCACGAATGAGCAAAATAATTGTGCTCAGAGATGAAACAAATGCTATCGTGTTTGCCCGAATCAGAAGCCAGTAATATTTTGGATGCTTTTGTGCCATAACAGCTTCTCCTATTGTGTGTGGATTTGGTCCTTCTAACAAGTCATCTTGCCACACACCTCCTGGAGGGCTTATCCCTGCTTGAAAAGCCATGGTTGCAATAAGTATGGCCACCACCATTATTGCTTCTCTGCTTTTCTCGAACCACTCTAGCTGCTTGAGCTTCCGGTCGTCAATAGGGGAGCGAATTTCCTTGGCTTTCAAGGCACCAGCCTCCTGAAGACAgcttgaaatttctgaacttTTGGTGACTCCCTGCCCAAACAAAAGGTCTAACGCCGTTTTCCCGTTTGCGTTCTTGATGTTCACCTCTACTCCAGCGTTAAATAGCAAGTATTTGATGGTCTGCATTTACCAATTTTGGAACTGAT from Coffea eugenioides isolate CCC68of chromosome 8, Ceug_1.0, whole genome shotgun sequence encodes the following:
- the LOC113779409 gene encoding ankyrin repeat-containing protein NPR4-like is translated as MDRRLCEAALEGDVTTFYQLIQEDPLALHKAALKCEDKNPLHLAAILGHVDFVKAILQIESAHYMCWARDRDGRNPLHLAAMYGKLPVLLLLIRTGFRAALEKTDGGGTVLHLCIKYNQLEALKILVDKLKDPEFVNAKNEDGMTILHLAVYYEQYETIKYLLFNAGVEVNIKNANGKTALDLLFGQGVTKSSEISSCLQEAGALKAKEIRSPIDDRKLKQLEWFEKSREAIMVVAILIATMAFQAGISPPGGVWQDDLLEGPNPHTIGEAVMAQKHPKYYWLLIRANTIAFVSSLSTIILLIRGSSIPSKCLMPLLAFVMWLAIATIAITYAIALITVAPKEARGRQLGNTSEILVIVLMVWSGWIVTTLYEINALFKKWLKIHRMDSRGYLFSDLVRQVFSRVSLRAPRSSGGVTPSTPSGDSTRV